TATTGGATTAACCGCCGGACTATCGGCGATTCGTGAACCAGCAGAATGGGCCACACATCAACAACAGAAAAGCGGTTGGAACAAGACTGGCTCATTGCCGACATATGAGCGTGTATTCATTGCAACCCCTGTTAAGCAACAGCTGAAGCAATTCGTTGAAGAAATGCGAGTAATTAATAACCAGCAGCCTGCTGATGGAGCAATCTCAACGGTCGTATTGCGAGGAAGGGATGACATGGTTCCTTATTTGTCTGATTCCGTTGGCAAGAATCAGTATGACCGAGACGATGTTGATACCCTGCGGCAGCGATCTCGTGAGCTTGTTTCTCCACACTCAGATTATGACATTAACTGGGGGTTAGTGTCTGCTAGTGCAACGAGGTGGTCGCCACCAGAAAATGCCTCTGTAGTAGAACAGTATGATCCAAATCGCATTCGTGCTATATTGGAACGACTTGAGGAACACGTTGACTCACAGGGGACATCACAGATGAATATTGATGGACAGCGTGTTCCGTATCCTGAATACCTCCCAAAGCTAAGCGACGTGGCCAATGTTCCAGAAATCGCTAATGGCCGGTTTGATCCATTTTATATTGGTTTTCTTGCACATGCACATCCTGAGATTCATGAGTATGAACAACTCACATTTGCCGATCTTCCTGATAGTATTGTTGATACACATTCCCTGTGGAAAAAAGCAATAACGCGAGGAATTTGTCCCCACAGCCAAATGGCACACTTACTAGAAGAAGCTGATGTTGTTATCGGTAACTACTACCATGTATTGGATCCAATGAGCCGGCAGTTGACAAAAAAGAAAGTCGATGTTCTCGATGGAGAGACAGTCCTAATTTTGGACGAAGCACATAACTTGGAAACTATCGCACGAGATGTTTTTAGCTTCGAGTGTAGTCGGGAGACTCTCGAGGAGACACAGCAATCAGTCGGGGCAATTGAATCGATGGTGGAACAGCGATATGAGGACTTTACCACATTAATACCCGGAGAGAACCCATTTGAGCAGATCACTTCGATGGAAGACTTGGAAACATTTCAAAATCAAGTAGTTGCCAACCTCACTGATCAAATTGATTTACAACAACTCCCATTTAATTCAGAAGCTGAGATTTTTGAATTATTCAAGGCAGATGATATCCCAGACGACAAAACATGGGACGACTTGACTGCCGACACAGGAAAGGGACGGCGTGAAGCTGCAAACCGGGCGTTTGGTGGGAGCAGCCAATTAGTAAAAATGATACTTCAAGACCTTACGGACAATGAAAATACTGTCCGTGAACTTCTCCGACCGGTGTCTGGAGCACTACGCCGAGCGCAGTCAAAGTTACGAGAACAGGCTGAAACACTCGTTTCGAATGACTATCCAGATCGTGAGTATCCAACAATTGAAGAAGTAAGTGAGCACGGACTTCAACGGTACGAAAAGAGCATTGACCGACCAAAGAGTACAAACAAAGACGAGATTACTAAAGAAATTGCTGACGCTGTTCGGGACGATTTACCATCCGGCTATCAGACAATATGGTCCCTTCTTGAAGAGATAGAAGGGATCATTACACTTGTTAATCAAATTTTACCAAAAGATAGCCAGCTCACAGCATCTGCTAGCTCATTTCTTCTTACTTGGGGCAAAGCAGATCGTACGCAGTACTTTAGAGAAGTTATTGTTGAACCCACCGTGAGCGAAGACACAACCGGGGAAGCCTCAACATGGCAGGACCTATGGACCGCCAGATATCGAATTCACAATACTCTCCCAACAGAACAACTTCGACATCGGTTTAGCGAAGTCGGAAGTGTACTACTTATGAGTGCAACTCTTGAACCGCTGGAAGCATATCAAGAAACAACCGGAGTTGGAGACAGTCTTTATCCTTCTTCTTTTGATACTGATAATGACCTTGGAAAATTAATGACGGTGCCGAAAAGTACAACCACAGATACACGAGAGATAATTACTCGACAGTATCCACTACGATTTTCGGAAACAAATCGAGGAACATACGCCGTAAAGCTACCCAAGTTTACCTACAAAAACCGAGGAGATCCGGTCACTCAACTTAAGCAGATGTCACGTTGTCGTCAGCAGTACCTGCATGCGCTCGAGGACGCTGTGTGCCGGATCCCGAATGTTTTGATCTGTATGCCTTCGTACCGGGAAGCTCAGTGGGTGGTTGAGATACTTGAGGAGCGGGTTGATAAGCCAATTTACCTTGATCAATCCAGCTCTGCAACAGAAACAAGCGAGTTACTTGATCAGTTTATGCCGGCTAATGAAGCAATACTTGTTACGTCCTCTCTTGGGACAGTAATTGAAGGTGTAGATTACAAAGGAGACGCATTGCATGGGACAATTGTTGTCGGTATCCCGATCAAACCACAGACTGACCGTAGACAAGCGACCATCGATGCATATGACGCACGATTAGACACATTGGACGGCTGGACAGCCGTTAATCAAATCCCGGCAATTAGAAAGGCACGACAGGCAATTGGACGGGTTATTAGAGGGCCAGAAGAACTTGGTGTACGGTTATTCTTCGATGAACGGTATGCTTATACAGAACACCAACGCCGCGATGGCGTTCAAAATTACCTTAGCGAGCAGGAGCAACAGGAAGTCATGGATATCTCACCTGAGTATATTCAACCGGCTGTTGATCGCGTTCTTAAGCAGTGATATCACAGAAGGGGGATAATCTGACTAACTTTCTCACCCGGCTGAATCCAGGAGCGTCGGCTTAACACACGATGGCTTAATCTCTCTATCGGTCGTGCTTCTTAGATCCATATATTAACTTATTTGATACAAGTTAGAGTCCGTACTCAAGGCATCTGAATGTAAATATAATTGCTTTGTATATGAAAAATATTACAGGCATATCACCACATTTCTCTTATTATTAATTCAATTTTTTATCTACAGCATATAATTTTGAACAAGAAGCATAATTTTGTCATACCAGAAAATAAAAGTTACAGAGGTCATAAGACGGAGCATGACATCTGCACCAATCCAGGGGATGGCTCCACCGCAAACTGACGAAGGGTGGTACGCAATGCATGACTTTCGGAAAATAGATTGGCAGCGATGGCGGGAAACATCACCTGAAGAAAAAGAGGCTGTTATCTCAGAGGCAACCGAATTTTTTCAACAGGCTGAATTAGCCTCCGACGCTTCTGAGGGTGAATCCGCAGTTTGTTCGATACTCGGGGCAGATGCCGACCTATTGTTGTTCCATCTGCGTCCAACTATGGACCATCTGTCAGCAATAGAGCGGCAATTCAACCAAACAAAACTAGCATCATATACTACCTCCGCTGAATCGTATATCGCTGTCACTGAAATCTCAGATTATGTCTCTGAGTCGTACTTTGAAGAAGAGAATGTGAGCCCGGGCATGCAGCGTTACGTCAATATGAAGCTATATCCGTCACTGCCGGATGATGAGTATCTTTGCTTTTATCCAATGGATCGACGGCGGAGAGAGAAAAAGAACTGGTATACAGAGTCGTTCGAAAAAAGAGCAGCAATGATGGCAGAACATGGAGACACCGGCAAACAGTACGCAGGACATGTATCACAAATTGTCACCAACTCAATCGGATTTGATGATCATGAATGGGGAGTTACGCTGTTTGCTGACGACCCAGTGAAACTGAAAGATATTGTGTACGAAATGCGATTTGATAAAGCCTCTTCCGAGTACGCCGACTTTCCATACTTTCATATTGGTCGCCGGTTTGCTCCTACGGATCTTCCTGCCTTCCTTTCTGGTGAAGTTGTCCCATCAAACGCATCAGTTGAGCATACCCCGCTAAATGACCACGAAGAGAATATCTCTCCTCCCAACAACGTGAGTAACAAGACTTCTGAAGGTAGCCAAGAAGGGAATAACTCATCAGTAGTGTATGCATGTGCAGCTCAGTCATCTGCAGCATTAGATCATATTGATGATAGTGTAAATGAGTTGTCCGATGATTTTACCGAATACGATTCCCACATTCAGACAACGAGGTATAAGCTTGAATTTACAGATGACAGCAGATTTGTCATATCAATATGGAAGTCTGAAAAAGCAGCACATACCGCTACGGATTTTCTCTCTATTATTCCCAAGTCGACAGTAATCAGTAGCCAGATAAAACAGAACGCACTATACTGGGAGGACATAGATCCTGATCGCATAGAGACATTAAAAGACGCGTCCACATTGCAAGCAGATAACACGGACGGAGCTCGTTTGCTTCACAGCTCCGGGTCTAACAACCACTCTGTTGTCGTGATTGCAGACGAAGACGTTGTAGCGTGCGATTCTGAACAGCAATCAATACAACCTGACCACCATGGTGCGCGAGAGCTACAGTTTATATCATAGTCACAGCTAGGGATATGTTATAGCCTCCTGAAAATTAGAAAATCAATGACTCAAGCGTATGATTCAGAACTTACTCAATGTAACTGGAATATTACACCTCGTTCCGGGAGTCGCTATTGTATTATTAGGTCTAATCTACTCTGATAATACGCTTATATTAACAGGCACTGGTTTGACAGTCGGTGGTATTGTTATTTTTTCAATCACACTGACTGGGTATGGTAGCGTATTGAAAGATTATATTTTTAATAAACTATAACAGAAGTACAGCCCTCCTTTGCAGTGGCCAAGCACAATTTGATGGTCGAACATCACTATTAGTTTGTGTATTAAATATTAGATATATTATAATCTGTAAATTTCATCATGTAGAACATTTTTGTGCACAACGTTACTATACACACGCAATAACATGCCAGTTATTACTTACCAAGGTGAACAAATCGAGTGTGAATCAGGCGATACACTTCGGGAAGTGCTGATTAATCACGACAAAAGTCCGCATAAAGGGATCACGAAGAAAATCAACTGTGGTGGTAATGCAACTTGTGGAACATGCGCTGTTCGGATTGTTGAAGGACCCGTTGGAGAACCGGCTGGAAGAGAAAAAACCAGACTACGGCTTTCGACACACGATGATGTTGAGTCTGTACGACTCGCCTGTCAATATAGCGTATCTGACGATCTGACAATTGAAAAGCCGTAAATATACTGTCTATGACCGGGTAATATGAGTAAACTTCCCCCGCCCTACTCTGCTCGGGCTGCACCCTCGCTTCGTTGAGGACGGGGCTTCCTGTCTCTCGAACAGGACTTCCTGATTGCACGACGGCACTTGCAGACACTTCATGGGTGGCATCCGTGTCCACAGCGGTGCCAGTCTCCGCAGGCGTTGCTTTGGATTGTCCAAATCCTACTTGCTGGTGACGGAAAAATAGCGACTGACCGCGGGTATGATCCCGCTCTAAGCCAGCCTCATGAATGGATTCCGTCACAATGTAGCGTATATCATCAACCGAATTGAATGTTGGTTACAGCGAGCGTGCGGCTGTATCCCCGCCCTACTCGCTCCCGTTGATCGCTCCTTGAGGACGAAAACGTAACCTAAAAGTTAAATCCACGTTTGTGAAGGTAGTCGAGACGATATACTCAATTTTCAGACTACTAATTATACACTTAGAATACATTCGTTTAATTATATCAATTCTATGTATAATGCTGACTGAAAAGCTATATACGAGTTCCTGCCGTTCGATTGAATGCTGCCAATAGATGAATACATATCGGACGATCGGGGTTTTTGCTTTGTTAGCATTTTTCTGGGGGACGGCCTTTGTTGCAATCAGAGCTGGTCTTGCTAATCTTCCGCCTGTTCTCTTTGCTGGATTTCGGTATGATATAGCCGCAGTCATCATGCTTGGGTATGCTATATTCGTCACCGAAGACTGGCTACCGCAGTCGAAACCAGACATTATTGCCGTGGGAATCAGTGCCACTTTCGTTATTGCGTTGTATAATGCATTTCTATTTGTTGGCCAGCAAGAAGTAACATCCGGAGTGGCAGCGATTATTGTTGCGACAAGCCCTATAATTACGACTGCTCTTTCGTGGGTTTTGGTCCCAGAGAATCGTTTGACTGTTACTGGTCTTATTGGCTTAGTTGCAGGATTTATTGGTGTTGGACTTGTTGCAGTCCCTGATCCGACAGCACTTACTACTGGAGAGATAGAGTCTTCCTTGTTGGTCCTGCTCGCTGCATTTTCTGTGGCCTTGGGCAGTGTGCTGCTACAGCGACTCAATCACTCGCTTTCGACAGAAGCCACGGTTGCTTGGGCCTGTGCTATCGGAGCGATTATGCTTCACGTGATTAGTTTTAGCCTCCCCACAGAGTCATTGAGCGAAGCTACATTCACATGGGAGGCAGTTATTGCAACTGTGTACCTGGCTGTCTTCGCAAGCGCAATTGGATATTTCTTCTACTTTGATTTACTTGAGCGCGTAGGCGCCGTTGAAATTAATCTTGTATCATATGCTGCTCCAGTATTCGCTGCACTATTTGGGTGGTTGTTACTAGATGAGCAAATTACAGCTCAGACCGTGCTTGGATTCGGCATTATCTTTGCTGGATTTGTCTTGTTAAAGCGTGATGCGCTCGTACAGCGTGTGCATACACATATACTATGAAACGAACCGAGCCAGGTAAGAACTATTATCCGACACCATAGCGTATCTTCAATTAATGAACCTGCGATCCAAGCCGTACTTCCCAGTATTGATGACGATACTTATCGCCGGGCTTGGCCATGCTTTTCTTGGATATATCCGCAGGGGTATCATCTGGTTTGGTGGATATGTGTTTGCACTTGTTGGGTTGAGCGCATATACACCAATACTATTTGGTGGAGACGTTACATCACCATTCTTATTGCAATTAGTCGAGGGAGAGATTGCTCCAACTGGAGCAGTATTCCCTCTTGTAGTCCTTGTCCTCTGCATAATAGATGTGTATCTGTTACACCGAGCAAATAGTCAGACCTCAGACTGAGGACACTAAGAGCTGACGGCAAGTCTTAGACAACAACGTCTGAAAGTATTCGATATTTAATAATAAATATAGAGATTCATACAAAGAAGCAAGTCACAAAATGACTAAACTTACGAGTCCCTCATCCTGCTATACGAGCAATGGGAAATAAAGGGAAAATACATCTTTACTATGGACCTGGGAAAGGAAAGACAACTGCAGCAATTGGAACTGTTCTTCGGTTTCTCGGTCACGATAGCTCGGCAGTAGTATTGCAGTTTATGAAGGGAAATCAATCCATTGGCAGTGAATACGGAGAGATAACGTATCTTAACGATGTTGAATCAGTTGATATTTTCCAATATCCTACACGGCACTTGACTCCTGACATGAGCCTAACACAGGATGAACAGGGACGTATACAGACAGGAATAAACAAAGCAAAAGATGCTGTTTCTGCTGCTGACACTGATGTTGTTGTCCTTGACGAACTCTCACTTCTATGGGCCTTCGATATCTGCGATGTAAAAACGATTCTAAATATCTGTAGTGCAAAACGCGAACGGACAGAATTGCTCATCACCGGTCGACAAGCCCCGCCGGAACTTGTCGATCGTGCGGATTATGTCACATATATGGCTGAAATAAAACATCCATATCAGAAGGACGTTCCTCCACGAGAAGGTGTCGAACGATAGGCCGCTCTTCCAAGTGACCACCTTACTCGCTCCGGCCGGTCGCTTCTTGACGACGGGGACGTAGCCTGTAGGAATTAAAACTGCTCAAGTGTTGATTGATCATCTGTATGCAATGAAACCTCATCTAACTCAGGAATCGTCTCAACTGGTGTTGATGGTGGGTCACCGTCGGGTAATTCACTTGGTGGAGTATCTAAACGTGCAAGTGACGCTCGACGAGCTATTGATTCTGTATGTAGTGCCTGTCTTGCTGGCACTTTTAGTTGCTCGTATAACTGATGTGCACGCTCACGTGCTTGAGCAAACTCAACGACTGGCTCAGGATAGTCTTTCCCGATAATACAGTTTGCCTCTTGCTGAGTTTGTTCTGGAGCACGTTCTGGTCGCTCTAAGTATCCGACTGGAAAATCCTGAAGCTCCGGAATATATTGCTTGATAAATTCCCCTTCTGGATCATTGTCTTCTACTTGTTTGATAGGATTATAAATCCGCATTAGATCTGTTCCAACGGTTCCAGCTTGGTACTGCCACTGCGTATAATTAATGCCTGGGTCCGAGTCGATAAGGTGGTAATGAAAATAATCTGCCCCGATTTTCCACGGCTGCTGTAAAATATCTGTGAAAAAAGAGACACACATTGCGCGCATTCGGAAATTTAACCATCCTGTTTCTCGCAGGCATCGCATTGAAGCGTCAACCATTGGATATCCAGTTTCCCCGTACTTCCAAGCACGAACATATTCTGAATTATAATTCTCTGACCGAAGGTCTTCCATGACTGGGTTAGCCGCACGCTCTGTCCAGCCAGGCCAGTCGACAAGTTTCTGCAGGTAGTGACGGTTCCAGAACAATCGAGAGATAAACATATCTCGTCCAGTGCAATCTGGACAGTGCTCCATAACGTACTGATATACCTCGCGGAGTGATAGACATCCAAACCGTAAGTATGGAGAAAGCTGGCTTGTACCTGTCCGAGCATCACTTGGCGCAGAAATATTCTTTGGATACGATCGAATCTGCCTGGCAAACGACTGTAATGTCTCTACTGCTGCCTGCCTTCCTCCGACTGGTCGATTCGTTTTTTGCGGCGTAATTGCGTATTTTCCCTCAATTTCGTCAACTGACACTTGCTCATCAAGCTGCTCAAAATTAATATCATTAATATTAGGTTTGCGTTGTTCAGCAGTGAACCACTCCTCTACTTCCGCTTCCCAGTTTCTTCGAGACCAACCATCTGATCGTACGAGACCATCTCCTGAAATAAAGTTAACAATTCTCTTATCAGATAGTTTTTGATCGCGTTGATAGCCATGTCTTGCCGTAGGGTCGGCGGTGGCAATGACTTCCCATCCCTGTTTTGAGAGTCGCTGCAGAAGCTCGACTGGATCTCCGTGCCTGTAAATGAGATCTCCACCGACCGCTGTGTATAACTGCTCTAATGACTGAAGTGAATCATGTAAGAAGGCGATTCTGGAATCACAAGCAAGACCGTCTTCCCCGTAAAACGCCGGGTCAAAAACAAAAAGAGGCATAACAGTGTCGTAATTTTCAGTTGCATACGCGACAGCGGCATGGTCAGATAAGCGAAGCCGCCGTCGGTGCCAGATAATTGCCTTCTCGACCGGCATTATACATCCATTAGTCATCCCCCGTGATAGGCTACCGGAAGCCCGATGACATTGCCCATATTTAAGTAAAATTATATTGGCGATCTCAAGGCATATCTTGAGATCTATACTCTGGATAAAATATAATTAAGGATCGTTATGTTTATAATGGTACTGAACAATAGTGAAGGATACGATGCGAGAAACCGATCCCGCCCCGGTCGTTCCAGTCATGCCGACTGCAAATACTGAAAACAGTGAACGGTCTGATGTAAGTGCCGATGGAGGGAAACGTCGTACCCTCCCACCAAAACCAACAGATGCACCAATTGTACCAGATTGCTCATAAATCCGGGCGGGACAGCTGTGAACTGCCTCGAGGTCAAGCCCCGTGGCATTCGCCTCGATTTTCTGTAAAGGCTGATCCGGCTGTGTGTTTTAACTCTTACAGGCTACGTCCCCGTCCTCAAGGAGCGAACCGCGTCAGCGGTGAGTGAGTAGGCAGGGGTAGTTCACTCGCACTAGCAAGTTACTGTAAACAGACTGTGTTATAGTACACCGGATTGTCTTGAATCTATCTTATTGGTAGGATAACGTAACGATCAGAGTACACTGTGAGTCCAAAGCGATGCCTATTAATCAAGGAAAACGTTATACTAAATCATGACAACCAACGAAGATACTATTACAGCAGAGGACCCCATCACTGGCGAAGAAATTGAGCTTCCAGCTGATCTTGAAGTTGGACAGATTGTTGATAGCCCAGTAACTGGAGCAGAGCTTGAGGTTATCTCCACTGACCCAATTGAACTCGAAGAAGCACCTGACCTCGAAGAAGACTGGGGCGAATAACACATTTCCGAATCTTTTTGAGGAAGTTAATGGAACAGCTACAGCTATTGAGTATGCCGAGATTTATTCATCCCAACTTAATGCCTACTCTTTTTTCCCACCAGAAAGTAATGTGATACTGTTACCTCATCCGATATACACATCTGACTGAAAAAGTACTCATAATTATGGATTTGGACCGTTTTGCAGATGATTCTCCGGAAGATAAGGCACCAGAAGATGCGCGTATCTGTATTGTTGCTACGCAAACAGACACATTTGATCGCTGTCGGGACGGAATCTATCCATCACCGAAGTCATATGATCGAACACGGGCGGATTTCGAGTACATGGCTTTTTACCGAACAGCACCAGTCTCAGCAATTACACACTATGCGACAGTCCAGAACCGTACTGAGCAGACACGTGGAGAACCCGGTCCAATGAATGAAAAAGACTGGCAGAAGCTGATTGATCCGTTTTCCAGTGAACGTGTTGTTGTTGTATTTGAAATCGGGGAACTAATTCCAATAGATAATCCTGTCAAGAATGATATGAACGGGGTGAGAGGTGCTTGGTACTGCACGATAAACGATATTCGTGAGTCAGCAACACTATCTGAGCTGGAGACTGTAGCCAGCACAAGTTCTTGACCAGCCGGGGATAGCTCGCTGGAAACTATCGTTTCCCAAGAGCTTCTTCAAAAACACGCTGTGCCCGCTCATATCCTCCATTTCGGTCAACAATTGGATGTGGGTATTGAGGGGCTAACTGACTTCGTTCACCCGGAGACAGTGTTGGCCAGTCGACAATCTTGTCTGCAGGAACATCTTGAAGCTCTGGAATATATTGTTTGACGTATTTAGCTCCTGAATCATACTTTGCGAGCTGACTTACAGGGTCGAAAATTCGGACATCAACCGAATCTGTTCCCGTTGAAGCAATCCACTGCCAACTTCCATGGTTGGACGCGTAATCATGGTCAATTAGCTGTTTAGTAAAGTATCGAGCTCCTTTCCGCCAATCAATTAGGAGGTGCTTTGTTAAAAAGCTAGCTACAACCTGCCGTGGTCGGTTGTGAATGTATCCTTCCTGCTCTAGCTGACGCATGCCAGCATCGACAAGCGGATATCCAGTCTTTCCGTTAGCCCATGCTTTGAAGTCTTCTTGGTCATTGCGCCAGTCAATATCATTTGGGAACGTCTTGTAGTTTGAGACTGCCAAATCTGGCATATAGTACAGTAAGTGATAGTTTTGTTCACGCCAGCTTAGCTCGTACCGGTACTTATCGACGTTGCGGCGCTCAGAACCATGAACAGCATTGTATACCTCGCTTGCCGCTGCCCAGATCTCTCGAATCCCAATCGCCCCTACAGATATATACGGAGACATCCGCGAGACGGTGGTTTTCGGGGATTCAACAGCGCCCGCTAAGTCATCTCGGTTGTCATTATATGAAGTGATACCTTCGTCAATGAATGTATCCAAGCGCTCGCGAGCCCCCTCGTAGCCTGGTTTGGGTAGTTCAATATCAGACGAAGGTGATGGGACTGTTTTTGCATCAGAGAATTCGATAAAGGCATCTGTATCAGGATCACTGAACGGTGATAGCTTAGGAACGTCTTCCCAGTCGTCATAAAATTGGCTGTGATTAGGATACTTAGCATCCAAACGGCTAGGACTTACGAGGACAAGGTCAGTCAGTGATTTGATATCGATATCTTCAGCACTTAGGGTATCTTTGACTGCTTTCTCACGATTTCGTCGCGCTGGACGGTAGTGTTCATTGTATACAACTCGATCAGCATTGTGCTTGGCCGCAATGTTAGGGAGTACCTCTTCCGGTGATCCGGACCGAACCAGTAAATCACTGCCGAGAGATCGATATTGATCCTGCAGTTCGCGGATACACTGGAAGTAAAATGACCGCTGTCTAGAACCAATCGTACCAAGCAATTCAGTGTCATACACAAACACCGGTAAAACATTACCACTTCGAGTGGCAGCCGTTAGCCCGGCATTGTCATGGATTCGTGGATCACGACGATGCCAAAAAATCTGCATATTACTATATAGCTTAGGTACACAATAGTCTGCTTCGCTCCCGAATGATACAGTATATCATACTCATTCCAAAACAACGGCTTGAGACTCTGCGCTGTTTGTCAGAACAAGATATATGTTTAGAATTAATGGAATTTGTCGGAATAGACGGAAAGACAGTAACTCACCACCTCAATGTACTTGAAGAGGCCGATATTGTCTCATCATGCATGGAAGGGTGACGGCGACATTTTCGGCTTGACCGGAATGTGAGAATTGAAATATCACGTTTTCCTGAACGACGGTTCATCGCACATTCCCCAGAGCAGACGAACAACAGGACAAATAGCCATATCACAGGAGCACTGTTTGACCCCGGTGTGAAGTAACATTCTATTTTGGGTAAAAAACTGAGTGTGCGATAGGCTAGTCAAGTGATCGGTGCATTTTGACATGCTTGATACCCGCATCAAGGAATACATCGCCTGATGCAGTATAACCGAGCTTCTCATAAAATTCGGTCACTCCAACTTGGGCATACAACAGTACTGAGTTGTACCCCTT
This portion of the Salinarchaeum sp. IM2453 genome encodes:
- a CDS encoding helicase C-terminal domain-containing protein; the encoded protein is MTETITREQMENFWTKYFPYERVYNDQVDGIETFLNTLASRNHMLMEGACGTGKTLIGLTAGLSAIREPAEWATHQQQKSGWNKTGSLPTYERVFIATPVKQQLKQFVEEMRVINNQQPADGAISTVVLRGRDDMVPYLSDSVGKNQYDRDDVDTLRQRSRELVSPHSDYDINWGLVSASATRWSPPENASVVEQYDPNRIRAILERLEEHVDSQGTSQMNIDGQRVPYPEYLPKLSDVANVPEIANGRFDPFYIGFLAHAHPEIHEYEQLTFADLPDSIVDTHSLWKKAITRGICPHSQMAHLLEEADVVIGNYYHVLDPMSRQLTKKKVDVLDGETVLILDEAHNLETIARDVFSFECSRETLEETQQSVGAIESMVEQRYEDFTTLIPGENPFEQITSMEDLETFQNQVVANLTDQIDLQQLPFNSEAEIFELFKADDIPDDKTWDDLTADTGKGRREAANRAFGGSSQLVKMILQDLTDNENTVRELLRPVSGALRRAQSKLREQAETLVSNDYPDREYPTIEEVSEHGLQRYEKSIDRPKSTNKDEITKEIADAVRDDLPSGYQTIWSLLEEIEGIITLVNQILPKDSQLTASASSFLLTWGKADRTQYFREVIVEPTVSEDTTGEASTWQDLWTARYRIHNTLPTEQLRHRFSEVGSVLLMSATLEPLEAYQETTGVGDSLYPSSFDTDNDLGKLMTVPKSTTTDTREIITRQYPLRFSETNRGTYAVKLPKFTYKNRGDPVTQLKQMSRCRQQYLHALEDAVCRIPNVLICMPSYREAQWVVEILEERVDKPIYLDQSSSATETSELLDQFMPANEAILVTSSLGTVIEGVDYKGDALHGTIVVGIPIKPQTDRRQATIDAYDARLDTLDGWTAVNQIPAIRKARQAIGRVIRGPEELGVRLFFDERYAYTEHQRRDGVQNYLSEQEQQEVMDISPEYIQPAVDRVLKQ
- the hemQ gene encoding hydrogen peroxide-dependent heme synthase; this translates as MTSAPIQGMAPPQTDEGWYAMHDFRKIDWQRWRETSPEEKEAVISEATEFFQQAELASDASEGESAVCSILGADADLLLFHLRPTMDHLSAIERQFNQTKLASYTTSAESYIAVTEISDYVSESYFEEENVSPGMQRYVNMKLYPSLPDDEYLCFYPMDRRRREKKNWYTESFEKRAAMMAEHGDTGKQYAGHVSQIVTNSIGFDDHEWGVTLFADDPVKLKDIVYEMRFDKASSEYADFPYFHIGRRFAPTDLPAFLSGEVVPSNASVEHTPLNDHEENISPPNNVSNKTSEGSQEGNNSSVVYACAAQSSAALDHIDDSVNELSDDFTEYDSHIQTTRYKLEFTDDSRFVISIWKSEKAAHTATDFLSIIPKSTVISSQIKQNALYWEDIDPDRIETLKDASTLQADNTDGARLLHSSGSNNHSVVVIADEDVVACDSEQQSIQPDHHGARELQFIS
- a CDS encoding 2Fe-2S iron-sulfur cluster-binding protein, with the translated sequence MPVITYQGEQIECESGDTLREVLINHDKSPHKGITKKINCGGNATCGTCAVRIVEGPVGEPAGREKTRLRLSTHDDVESVRLACQYSVSDDLTIEKP
- a CDS encoding DMT family transporter; protein product: MNTYRTIGVFALLAFFWGTAFVAIRAGLANLPPVLFAGFRYDIAAVIMLGYAIFVTEDWLPQSKPDIIAVGISATFVIALYNAFLFVGQQEVTSGVAAIIVATSPIITTALSWVLVPENRLTVTGLIGLVAGFIGVGLVAVPDPTALTTGEIESSLLVLLAAFSVALGSVLLQRLNHSLSTEATVAWACAIGAIMLHVISFSLPTESLSEATFTWEAVIATVYLAVFASAIGYFFYFDLLERVGAVEINLVSYAAPVFAALFGWLLLDEQITAQTVLGFGIIFAGFVLLKRDALVQRVHTHIL
- a CDS encoding cob(I)yrinic acid a,c-diamide adenosyltransferase, with the protein product MGNKGKIHLYYGPGKGKTTAAIGTVLRFLGHDSSAVVLQFMKGNQSIGSEYGEITYLNDVESVDIFQYPTRHLTPDMSLTQDEQGRIQTGINKAKDAVSAADTDVVVLDELSLLWAFDICDVKTILNICSAKRERTELLITGRQAPPELVDRADYVTYMAEIKHPYQKDVPPREGVER
- a CDS encoding deoxyribodipyrimidine photo-lyase, with product MPVEKAIIWHRRRLRLSDHAAVAYATENYDTVMPLFVFDPAFYGEDGLACDSRIAFLHDSLQSLEQLYTAVGGDLIYRHGDPVELLQRLSKQGWEVIATADPTARHGYQRDQKLSDKRIVNFISGDGLVRSDGWSRRNWEAEVEEWFTAEQRKPNINDINFEQLDEQVSVDEIEGKYAITPQKTNRPVGGRQAAVETLQSFARQIRSYPKNISAPSDARTGTSQLSPYLRFGCLSLREVYQYVMEHCPDCTGRDMFISRLFWNRHYLQKLVDWPGWTERAANPVMEDLRSENYNSEYVRAWKYGETGYPMVDASMRCLRETGWLNFRMRAMCVSFFTDILQQPWKIGADYFHYHLIDSDPGINYTQWQYQAGTVGTDLMRIYNPIKQVEDNDPEGEFIKQYIPELQDFPVGYLERPERAPEQTQQEANCIIGKDYPEPVVEFAQARERAHQLYEQLKVPARQALHTESIARRASLARLDTPPSELPDGDPPSTPVETIPELDEVSLHTDDQSTLEQF
- the lysW gene encoding lysine biosynthesis protein LysW is translated as MTTNEDTITAEDPITGEEIELPADLEVGQIVDSPVTGAELEVISTDPIELEEAPDLEEDWGE